The following are encoded together in the Arthrobacter sp. Y-9 genome:
- a CDS encoding hemolysin family protein: MTLAVLLVLTVAFLVIGAVLSAAESALAFLPRHALDDLAESRPQHAAHRVLADAQAHLRSLRFWRVWFEMAGAVALTLAVSGLIENVWLAGLIVTAVMAIVGFVLVGVSPRRLGRLHPTATVRYTASLIHFLRLILGPVPEWLQRFGTAVLPSSHGADVDSHDELGSLTSAEVRELFERSSDSELIEEGEAELIQSVFDLEDTLVRAVMVPRTDIVHIGSEQTLEQAMSLFLRSGNSRVPVVGESADDVLGILYLKDVAAALFGRGPDSSIGLLALMRPVRFVPESKPVAELLKELQTEQVHMAIVIDEYGGTAGLVTLEDLIEEIVGEIVDEYDSEAAEFVELAPGIFRVNARMPIDHLGELFDREIEDDDVDSVGGLLAKALGRVPILGSVAFTHGLRLEALSIEGRRNRVHHVLAQESNETERGTAASREEED; this comes from the coding sequence ATGACCCTGGCGGTACTGCTGGTCCTGACGGTCGCGTTCCTGGTCATCGGGGCCGTTCTCTCGGCGGCTGAATCGGCTCTCGCCTTCCTGCCCCGTCACGCCCTTGACGATCTCGCCGAATCCCGGCCCCAGCATGCGGCACACCGTGTGCTGGCGGACGCCCAGGCGCATCTGAGGTCTTTGCGGTTCTGGCGGGTCTGGTTCGAGATGGCCGGCGCGGTCGCCCTGACCCTCGCGGTGTCCGGGCTGATCGAGAACGTGTGGCTCGCCGGCCTCATCGTGACGGCGGTCATGGCGATCGTCGGCTTCGTCCTGGTGGGAGTCTCGCCGCGCCGTCTCGGCCGGCTCCATCCCACCGCGACGGTGCGCTACACGGCGTCGCTCATTCACTTCCTGCGGCTCATCCTGGGCCCGGTCCCGGAGTGGCTGCAGCGCTTCGGCACGGCTGTCCTGCCGTCCTCGCATGGCGCTGACGTGGACTCGCACGACGAGCTCGGCTCGCTCACCAGCGCCGAGGTCCGGGAGCTTTTCGAGCGCTCGAGTGACTCCGAGCTGATCGAAGAGGGCGAGGCCGAGCTCATCCAGAGCGTCTTCGACCTGGAGGACACCCTGGTCCGGGCCGTCATGGTGCCCCGGACCGATATCGTCCACATCGGCAGCGAACAGACGCTGGAACAGGCGATGAGCCTGTTCCTGCGCAGCGGCAATTCCCGGGTCCCCGTGGTCGGGGAGAGCGCCGATGACGTTCTGGGCATCCTGTATCTGAAGGACGTGGCCGCGGCGTTGTTCGGCCGCGGTCCGGACTCGTCGATCGGCCTGCTCGCGCTCATGCGGCCGGTACGCTTCGTGCCGGAGTCGAAGCCGGTGGCGGAACTGCTCAAGGAGCTTCAGACCGAGCAGGTCCACATGGCCATCGTGATCGACGAGTACGGCGGCACCGCCGGCCTGGTCACCCTCGAGGATCTCATCGAGGAGATCGTCGGGGAGATCGTGGATGAATACGATTCCGAGGCCGCGGAGTTCGTCGAGCTCGCCCCCGGGATCTTCCGGGTGAACGCCCGCATGCCGATCGATCACCTGGGAGAGCTCTTCGACCGGGAGATCGAGGACGACGACGTGGACTCCGTCGGCGGCCTGCTCGCCAAGGCGCTGGGCAGGGTCCCCATCCTGGGCAGCGTGGCCTTCACCCATGGGCTGCGGCTGGAAGCGCTGAGCATTGAGGGCCGGAGGAATCGTGTGCACCACGTCCTGGCCCAGGAGTCGAACGAAACTGAACGTGGGACCGCAGCGTCCCGGGAGGAAGAGGACTGA
- the era gene encoding GTPase Era yields MSGRNDGLMPTPQDKDYRAGFAILVGRPNAGKSTLTNALVGQKVAITSNKPQTTRHTIRGILHRPDAQLVLVDTPGLHRPRTLLGQRLNDLVAATLSEVDAIGFCLPANEAVGPGDRFIAQQLALLGRKPIIAVVTKADLVSKEDLGKQLLSVHALGQEILGGDGFRDIVPVSAQDGFQVATLEDVLISYMPKSPPLYPDGELTDEPEAVMVAELIREAALEGVRDELPHSLAVVVEEIVPREGRSEDNPLLDVRVNLFVERPSQKAIIIGRAGSRLKEVGTRARKGIEALLGTKVYLDLHVKVAKDWQRDPKQLGRMGF; encoded by the coding sequence ATGTCGGGACGCAACGACGGGCTGATGCCCACGCCGCAGGACAAGGACTACCGGGCGGGCTTCGCCATTCTGGTGGGGCGTCCCAACGCGGGCAAGTCGACACTGACCAACGCCCTCGTGGGCCAGAAGGTCGCCATCACGTCCAACAAGCCGCAGACCACCCGGCACACGATCCGCGGCATCCTGCACCGTCCGGACGCGCAGCTGGTCCTCGTGGACACCCCGGGCCTGCACCGCCCCCGCACCCTGCTGGGGCAGCGCCTCAACGACCTGGTGGCGGCCACGCTGTCCGAAGTGGACGCGATCGGATTCTGTCTCCCGGCCAATGAAGCCGTGGGTCCCGGTGACCGCTTCATCGCCCAGCAGCTGGCGCTGCTCGGCCGCAAGCCGATCATCGCCGTCGTCACCAAAGCCGATCTGGTGAGCAAGGAGGATCTCGGGAAGCAGCTGCTCTCGGTCCACGCCCTGGGGCAGGAGATCCTGGGCGGCGACGGGTTCCGGGACATCGTCCCGGTCTCGGCTCAGGACGGTTTCCAGGTCGCGACGCTGGAGGACGTGCTGATCTCCTACATGCCGAAGTCGCCGCCGCTCTACCCGGACGGCGAACTGACCGATGAGCCGGAAGCGGTCATGGTGGCCGAGCTGATCCGCGAAGCGGCACTGGAAGGCGTGCGGGACGAGCTGCCCCACTCCCTGGCCGTGGTGGTGGAGGAGATCGTGCCCCGGGAGGGGCGGTCCGAGGACAATCCGCTCCTGGACGTCCGGGTCAACCTGTTCGTCGAGCGTCCCTCGCAGAAGGCCATCATCATCGGCCGCGCGGGCAGCCGTCTCAAGGAGGTCGGCACGCGGGCCCGTAAAGGCATCGAGGCACTGCTCGGCACCAAGGTGTATCTCGACCTTCACGTGAAGGTGGCGAAGGACTGGCAGCGGGACCCCAAGCAGCTGGGGCGGATGGGCTTCTGA
- a CDS encoding LCP family protein → MHEARHLTRPSGAPLWVKITAWVVSVAIIAVLGFAGYWYFRLHNNLNTAPLTASGRDKGGLNDATDRLQILIMGTDTRDGKNKAYGTSDQSSGYGNSDVMMLLDISADNQRVSMVSFPRDLVVSIPQCIDPKTKQVKAPRPNAQINSAMSEAGPGCTVDTINKLTGLEIDHFMMADFNAVKELSNEVGGVEVCVNAPIDDPDSRLKLPAGKSLVQGDQALAFLRNRHGVGDGSDITRIKSQQQFLASLARKVRSDGTLTNIPKLLGIADTVTKNLTVDEGLANPQTLITIAQRLQKVDLAKVAFVTVPWEPSVVNPTAWVQPKEPDAGQLFKAMREGVDLTNPNPPKAKPKPSATPSSTPTPTPTATKKAVPAVDQSTAPVTVANATGIEGRSQELNTFLLAKGFLVQEAVPADTSAKTVVYYSSAYRGAAVNVATALGIPQAQLKPSADILGVQVAVGTDFTTGTAYQVIQLPKDIVGQTAADQTCQTAFSG, encoded by the coding sequence GTGCACGAAGCACGCCACCTGACCCGCCCGTCCGGAGCCCCTCTGTGGGTGAAGATCACGGCCTGGGTGGTCAGTGTCGCGATCATCGCGGTGCTCGGGTTCGCCGGTTACTGGTACTTCCGCCTGCACAACAACCTGAACACGGCGCCCCTGACGGCGTCGGGCCGCGACAAAGGCGGCCTGAACGACGCCACCGACCGTCTGCAGATCCTCATCATGGGCACGGACACCCGCGACGGCAAGAACAAGGCGTACGGCACCTCCGATCAGTCCTCCGGCTACGGGAACTCAGACGTCATGATGCTGCTGGACATCTCCGCCGACAACCAGCGGGTGAGCATGGTGTCCTTTCCGCGTGACCTCGTGGTGTCCATTCCGCAGTGCATCGACCCCAAGACCAAACAGGTCAAGGCGCCCCGCCCGAACGCGCAGATCAACAGCGCCATGTCCGAGGCCGGACCGGGCTGCACCGTGGACACGATCAACAAGCTGACCGGACTGGAGATCGACCACTTCATGATGGCGGACTTCAACGCCGTCAAGGAGCTGTCCAATGAGGTGGGCGGGGTCGAGGTCTGCGTCAACGCGCCGATCGACGATCCTGACTCACGCCTCAAGCTGCCCGCCGGCAAGTCCCTGGTCCAGGGCGATCAGGCGCTGGCCTTCCTGCGCAACCGCCACGGCGTGGGAGACGGCAGCGACATCACCCGCATCAAGTCGCAGCAGCAGTTCCTGGCCTCCCTGGCCCGCAAGGTCCGCAGCGACGGCACGCTGACCAACATCCCGAAGCTCCTGGGCATCGCCGACACGGTCACCAAGAACCTCACGGTGGACGAGGGCCTGGCGAATCCCCAGACCCTCATCACCATCGCGCAGCGCCTGCAGAAGGTGGACCTCGCGAAGGTCGCGTTCGTCACGGTGCCATGGGAGCCGTCCGTCGTGAATCCGACCGCCTGGGTGCAGCCGAAGGAACCCGACGCGGGACAGCTCTTCAAGGCCATGCGTGAAGGTGTCGACCTCACCAACCCCAACCCGCCGAAGGCCAAGCCGAAGCCCAGCGCGACGCCGTCGTCCACTCCGACGCCGACTCCGACCGCGACGAAGAAGGCCGTTCCCGCCGTGGATCAGTCGACCGCGCCCGTGACCGTGGCGAACGCCACCGGCATCGAAGGCCGCAGCCAGGAGCTCAACACCTTCCTGCTGGCCAAGGGCTTCCTGGTGCAGGAGGCCGTCCCGGCCGACACGAGCGCGAAGACCGTGGTGTACTACTCCTCGGCCTACCGCGGGGCTGCGGTCAACGTCGCCACGGCCCTGGGCATCCCGCAGGCGCAGCTGAAGCCGAGTGCGGACATCCTGGGCGTCCAAGTCGCCGTGGGCACCGACTTCACCACCGGCACCGCCTACCAGGTGATCCAGCTGCCCAAGGACATCGTGGGGCAGACCGCCGCGGACCAGACCTGTCAGACGGCCTTCAGCGGCTGA
- a CDS encoding M13-type metalloendopeptidase, with translation MNPSGIELGHVDPGTRAQDDFYRHVNGAWLSSTTIRDDRSLEGTFTALRDASEEAVRTLIEDAATRGQEEGGVAAQIGGLYASFMDEERVEALGLEPIRERLAALSELDGPEAIIRRVGELFRADVPGLFYLYPSPDAGDPTRVLLYLGQSGLGLPDESYYREEQFAETVAKYQEHLGRILALAEWDDPEGAAARIVELERRIAATHWDKVTLRDPQKTYNLRTAEEFSEVFPLAGAWFEAAGVDPSISSEVVLSTPDYFPALLGLLSSEPAQSWRDWLAARIVGSAAPYLSSPFVRENFAFYGTVLSGTPELKERWKRGVAVVEDALGEAIGELYVRKHFPESHKARMEELVGNLVEAYRSSITGLDWMGEETKTRALAKLDSFRTKIGYPAKWTDYSSVTIDPTDLLGNVERAHSADVDRHLDEVGKEVDHEKWLMTPQTVNAYYHPVLNEIVFPAAILQPPFFQADADDAVNYGAIGAVIGHEIGHGFDDKGSQYDGDGTLRNWWTDADREAFEGRTRRLVDQFNALEPAEAPGHHVNGELTLGENIGDLGGLGIAYKAYLATLGGEEAPVLDGLTGAQRFFFAWATSWRQVIRSEEAIRRVTIDPHSPNEFRANATVRNLDAFHEAFGVQEGDAMWLPEEERVRIW, from the coding sequence TTGAATCCATCCGGTATTGAACTCGGCCACGTCGACCCCGGCACGCGAGCCCAGGATGACTTCTACCGCCACGTCAACGGCGCCTGGCTGTCCTCCACCACCATCCGCGACGACCGTTCCCTCGAAGGCACCTTCACCGCACTCCGTGACGCTTCCGAGGAGGCGGTGCGGACGCTGATCGAAGACGCCGCGACGAGGGGCCAGGAGGAGGGCGGGGTCGCCGCTCAGATCGGCGGGCTCTACGCGAGCTTCATGGATGAGGAGCGTGTCGAAGCCCTCGGCCTGGAACCGATCCGCGAACGTCTTGCGGCGCTGAGCGAACTCGACGGCCCCGAAGCGATCATCCGCCGGGTCGGCGAGCTCTTCCGCGCCGATGTCCCCGGCCTCTTCTACCTCTACCCCTCCCCCGACGCCGGCGACCCCACCCGCGTCCTGCTGTACCTCGGGCAGTCCGGACTCGGCCTACCGGACGAGAGCTATTACCGCGAGGAGCAGTTCGCGGAGACGGTCGCCAAGTACCAGGAACACCTGGGACGCATCCTGGCCCTCGCCGAGTGGGACGATCCCGAAGGCGCCGCGGCCCGCATCGTGGAACTCGAACGCCGGATCGCCGCCACGCACTGGGACAAGGTCACGCTGCGCGACCCCCAGAAGACCTACAACCTCCGCACCGCGGAAGAATTCTCCGAGGTCTTCCCCCTCGCCGGCGCCTGGTTCGAAGCCGCGGGGGTCGACCCGTCGATCAGCTCCGAGGTGGTCCTCAGCACCCCGGACTACTTCCCCGCACTCCTGGGTCTGCTCTCCTCGGAACCGGCTCAGAGCTGGAGGGACTGGCTCGCTGCGAGGATCGTCGGCTCGGCGGCCCCGTACCTCTCCTCCCCCTTCGTGCGGGAGAACTTCGCGTTCTACGGCACCGTGCTCAGCGGCACCCCCGAACTGAAGGAGCGCTGGAAGCGCGGCGTCGCCGTCGTGGAGGATGCTCTGGGTGAGGCGATCGGCGAGCTGTACGTCCGCAAGCACTTCCCGGAGAGCCACAAGGCCCGGATGGAGGAGCTGGTCGGAAACCTCGTCGAGGCGTACCGCAGCAGCATCACCGGACTCGACTGGATGGGCGAGGAGACCAAGACCCGGGCCCTCGCGAAGCTGGATTCCTTCCGGACCAAGATCGGTTACCCGGCCAAGTGGACCGACTACTCGTCCGTGACCATCGACCCCACGGATCTGCTGGGGAACGTCGAGCGCGCCCATAGCGCCGACGTCGACCGCCACCTGGACGAAGTGGGCAAGGAGGTGGACCACGAGAAGTGGCTCATGACGCCCCAGACGGTCAACGCGTACTACCACCCGGTGCTCAACGAGATCGTCTTCCCGGCGGCCATCCTGCAGCCGCCGTTCTTCCAGGCGGATGCCGATGACGCGGTCAACTACGGCGCGATCGGCGCGGTCATCGGCCACGAGATCGGCCACGGCTTCGACGACAAGGGCTCGCAGTACGACGGCGACGGCACCCTCCGCAATTGGTGGACCGACGCCGACCGCGAGGCCTTCGAGGGGCGCACCCGCCGTCTGGTCGATCAGTTCAACGCTCTGGAACCGGCGGAGGCGCCGGGTCATCACGTGAACGGCGAGCTGACCCTCGGCGAGAACATCGGCGACCTGGGGGGACTCGGCATCGCCTACAAGGCGTACCTGGCCACGCTCGGCGGCGAGGAGGCCCCGGTCCTGGACGGCCTCACGGGAGCGCAGCGGTTCTTCTTCGCCTGGGCCACCAGCTGGCGCCAGGTGATCCGCAGCGAAGAGGCGATCCGCCGCGTCACGATCGACCCGCACTCCCCCAACGAGTTCCGGGCCAATGCGACCGTGCGGAACCTCGACGCCTTCCACGAGGCGTTCGGCGTCCAGGAAGGCGACGCCATGTGGCTCCCCGAGGAGGAGCGCGTCCGCATCTGGTGA
- the leuA gene encoding 2-isopropylmalate synthase → MRNAQQPSGMPVHRYIPFHEQITVDLPDRTWPDKRITTAPRWCAVDLRDGNQALIDPMSPARKMKMFDLLVRMGYKEIEVGFPSASQTDFDFVRQLIEGNHIPDDVTIQVLTQAREHLIERTYEAITGAKNVIVHLYNSTSTLQRRVVFKQDEDGILDIALQGARLCKKYEETLTDTNVTYEYSPESFTGTELEYAVRVCNAVADIFEASADRQVIINLPATVEMATPNVYADSIEWMHRNLHPREGIILSLHPHNDRGTGVAAAELGYLAGADRIEGCLFGNGERTGNVDLVTLGLNMFVQGVDPMIDFSNIDEIRRTVEYCNQLPVPERSPYGGDLVFTAFSGSHQDAIKKGLEALEQDAAAAGVEVDEFTWQVPYLPIDPKDVGRSYEAVIRVNSQSGKGGVAYLLKSEHHLDLPRRAQIEFSGVIQRRTDTVGGEVSADELWKAFQDEYLPAKDAAQQWGRYALGATRTESDEDGAVTLHAAMRVDGQLVDRTGHGNGPIAALLDILSKDGVDVRVLDYSEHALSEGGNALAAAYVECAVGERVLWGTGIDSNTSTSSLKAVISAVNRAIRDRSI, encoded by the coding sequence ATGCGAAATGCACAGCAGCCCTCGGGCATGCCCGTCCACCGTTACATCCCGTTCCACGAGCAGATCACCGTCGACCTGCCGGACAGGACCTGGCCGGACAAGCGGATCACCACGGCGCCCCGTTGGTGCGCGGTCGATCTGCGCGACGGGAATCAGGCGCTCATCGACCCCATGAGCCCGGCCCGCAAGATGAAGATGTTCGATCTGCTGGTCCGCATGGGCTACAAGGAGATCGAGGTCGGGTTCCCCTCCGCGTCTCAGACGGACTTCGACTTCGTCCGCCAGCTGATCGAGGGCAACCACATCCCTGACGATGTGACCATCCAGGTCCTGACCCAGGCCCGCGAACATCTGATCGAGCGCACCTATGAGGCGATCACCGGTGCGAAGAACGTGATCGTCCACCTGTACAACTCCACCTCCACGCTCCAGCGCCGCGTCGTGTTCAAGCAGGACGAGGACGGCATCCTGGACATCGCCCTGCAGGGCGCCCGGCTGTGCAAGAAGTACGAGGAGACGCTGACGGACACCAACGTCACGTACGAGTACTCGCCCGAGTCCTTCACCGGCACTGAGCTGGAATACGCCGTGCGGGTCTGCAATGCGGTCGCGGACATCTTCGAGGCCTCGGCCGACCGCCAGGTGATCATCAACCTGCCGGCCACCGTGGAGATGGCGACCCCCAACGTCTACGCCGATTCCATCGAGTGGATGCACCGGAATCTGCACCCGCGGGAAGGCATCATCCTCTCGCTGCACCCGCACAACGACCGTGGCACCGGCGTCGCCGCCGCGGAGCTCGGCTACCTGGCCGGCGCGGACCGCATTGAAGGCTGTCTGTTCGGCAACGGCGAACGCACGGGCAACGTGGACCTGGTGACGCTGGGCCTGAACATGTTCGTCCAGGGCGTGGACCCGATGATCGACTTCTCGAACATCGATGAGATCCGGCGCACCGTGGAGTACTGCAACCAGCTGCCCGTCCCCGAGCGCTCCCCGTACGGCGGAGACCTGGTCTTCACCGCGTTCTCCGGATCCCACCAGGATGCGATCAAGAAGGGCCTGGAGGCGCTGGAGCAGGACGCCGCGGCCGCCGGCGTCGAGGTGGACGAGTTCACCTGGCAGGTTCCGTATCTGCCGATCGACCCCAAGGATGTCGGCCGGAGCTACGAAGCGGTCATCCGCGTCAACTCGCAGTCCGGCAAGGGCGGTGTCGCGTACCTGCTGAAGTCGGAGCACCACCTGGACCTGCCGCGTCGCGCTCAGATCGAGTTCTCCGGCGTCATCCAGCGCCGCACGGACACCGTCGGCGGCGAGGTCAGCGCGGACGAGCTCTGGAAGGCGTTCCAGGACGAGTACCTGCCCGCGAAGGACGCCGCGCAGCAGTGGGGCCGTTACGCTCTCGGCGCCACCCGCACCGAATCCGATGAGGACGGCGCCGTCACGCTCCATGCGGCGATGCGGGTCGACGGTCAGCTGGTCGACCGCACGGGGCATGGCAATGGTCCCATCGCCGCCCTGCTGGACATCCTGAGCAAGGACGGCGTCGACGTCCGCGTCCTCGACTACAGCGAGCACGCACTGAGCGAGGGCGGCAACGCGCTGGCGGCCGCCTACGTCGAGTGCGCGGTGGGGGAGCGTGTCCTGTGGGGCACGGGCATCGATTCGAACACCAGCACGTCCTCCCTGAAGGCCGTGATCTCCGCCGTCAACCGGGCGATCCGAGACCGCTCCATCTGA